TTACATCTGCAAATATTTTCTTCATCTTTACAGAGGCACTTCTGATCACCACCAATCCATACGACTACCCCATGATCAGTCAAGGGGAGATTACCGTTAAAAGTATCAATGACGTTGATGAATTTATAGCCACAGATGTGAGTAAATGGTTAATGCACATCATGTTCTTCTAACCACACAGTAACAACAGCAATCTGTCTTAGCAGTATTGGAATTAAATTCATGTTTCTGTTCTGAATTATGCAGACTGCCATTGATATCTTGGGCTTTAATGCTGAGGAGAAAATAGGCATCTACAAACTGACTGGAGCAGTGATACATCATGGGAGCATGTCGTTCaagcagaagcagagagagGAGCAGGCAGAACCTGATGGCACTGAGGGTAACTGATATGATAACCTCAACCATACAATAATCTACCCAGAGTTATAGATCATTAACCAAACATGTTATTCATATTTCAGTGGCCGATAAAATCGCCTACCTCATGGGCCTGAACTCAGCTGACATGCTGAAGGCTCTGTGCTACCCCAGAGTGAAGGTCGGGAATGAGTTTGTGACCAAGGGGCAGACTGTACCTCAGGTAAGGAATGCAGCGTTAACATTGTATGCAttcactaaatatttaataggtTTGGAATAATTTGCACTTACTACTGCTACAAACTTGgcactacaagagttcaatttcattttaattatattattaatattatatctCATAGAAACATTCTTCTCTTTATAAACAAGGTTAACAGTGCTACTATGTTAATGTGTAAATCCATATATGAGAGTTTAGAGaaaaaatatattctttttGCAATGATTAGGTGAACAATTCCGTTAGCGCCCTCTGCAAATCAGTCTACGAGAAAATGTTCTTGTGGATGGTGATTCGCATCAATGAGATGTTGGACACCAAGCAGCAGAGACAGTACTTCATTGGTGTGCTGGATATCGCCGGCTTTGAAATCTTTGATGTGAGTGAATGTTTTCAGTGTTATCTATTATTTACAATAATGACATtccatttattattatattatttatttgctttgtaGAATAATATGTACTGTTTTTCTCATCAGTTCAACACATTGGAGCAGCTGTGCATCAACTTCACCAATGAGAAACTACAACAGTTCTTCAACCATACCATGTTTGTGCTGGAACAAGAGGAGTACAAGAAAGAGGGGATTGATTGGGAGTTCATTGACTTTGGTATGGACTTGGCTGCCTGCATTGAGCTTATTGAGAAGGTTTGTAAAATGGACATTGATGTATGTGAATAACTTCCTCCCTTATCTCATCATTAGGCATCAATAATCTGTTGTGTCTCCAACAGCCAATGGGCATCTTCTCCATCCTTGAAGAGGAGTGCATGTTCCCCAAGGCTACAGACACAAGCTTCAAAAACAAGCTGTATGACCAGCATCTGGGCAAAAATAACGCCTTCCAGAAGCCCAAACCTGCCAAAGGCAAAGCTGAGGCCCACTTCTCCCTGGTGCACTATGCTGGCACTGTGGATTACAACATCGCCGGCTGGCTGGACAAGAACAAGGATCCTCTGAATGAATCTGTTGTGCAACTCTACCAGAAGTCTGCGCTGAAATTACTGGCCTTTTTGTATGCAACACATGGTGCAGGAGACGGTATTTATAATTtcagatttatatatatatactgtagaaAGGATTTAGATAACAGGATCAGGAAGAGTGATAAtcataattatatatacatCAATAAATTAGATCATGATGAAAAACTTTTTATATGTAAACAGAGGGTGGTGGTGGCAAGAAGGGAGGCAAGAAGAAGGGTGGCTCCTTCCAGACTGTGTCTGCTCTGTTCAGGGTACAGTACATATTGTAATCAGTTACTGTCTGCAATATCTATACATGCCTCCATCTTATGTCAATGACATGCATCCTGTCATCCTACAGGAGAACCTGGGCAAGCTGATGACCAACCTGAGAAGCACTCACCCTCACTTTGTGCGCTGCCTGATTCCAAACGAATCAAAGACACCAGGTTTGACCAGCACTGCACATTACATCAAGTGCATAAACATCAGGATTAAAGGAGTTTCACCAGGTTTATTTAAGAAATAACATACGAGAAGGAGTGTGGTTGTACCCCAATAAATCTCGGCCTGTGGCCTGGTGCCTACGACCAAATCACAGACATGGAATACAACCGCTTGACTTTCAGTATGTTATTGCTTTTATTCAATGGTTCACTGAGTACCATTTAGAAGCGAATAGTAATTAGTCACAACAGATAATACTTTGTTGGATTACATTCCAACACAACACTGGTCACTCGCTCTCAACTACTTTGCATCATTTAAGATTAAATAATGGTTCTTAGATACATCTGTAAAGTGCAGTGATACATCTCATTTGAAATGCTTGAGGACAGGTATACTTTGGTATACCTTGAAGACAGGTATACTCTGATTACAGCATTCACCTCTTGTCTAATCGGATTTGTTGGCTGGAGCTGTATAATCTGATTTTATGTATAATTCCTTTATTTCCTCCAGGTCTGATGGAGAACTTCCTGGTTATCCATCAGCTGAGGTGTAACGGTGTGCTGGAAGGTATCAGGATCTGCAGAAAGGGTTTCCCCAGCAGAATCATCTACGGTGACTTCAAGCAGAGGTCATTTCACACACTTCTCTTTCATGAATTATTCTATAAACAGAATATCTTTCTTAATTAAATATCATTGGTAAATAGATGCATAACTAATAACAGCTAAACATAAATCACAGATACAAAGTCCTGAATGCCAGTGTGATTCCGGAAGGACAGTTCATTGATAACAAGAAGGCTTCAGAGAAACTCTTGGGTTCAATAGATGTTGACCACACTCAGTACAAGTTTGGCCACACCAAGGTAAAAGGCTGAAGATACCTGTGTCGTGCTATTTCTAACACACATTACAGGATTCATAACCCTGTTATTTACCTAATATCTACTACATCTGTTACCAGGTGTTCTTCAAAGCCGGTCTGTTGGGTCAACTGGAGGAGATGCGAGATGAGAAACTGGCCTCTTTGGTCACCATGACTCAGGCCCTGTGCCGTGGTTTCCTCATGAGACGGGAGTTTGTAAAGATGATGGAGAGGAGGTAAATTGTTAAAGACATTAGAATGTTTGTACCCTGTGTCTCGTGGTTTTCTTCTGGGTACTTTTCCTCTCACAGTTCAAACACATGTAGATAGGAGAGTCTCTAAAATGCCTGCAGTGCATGACTGTGTATGTGAATTTCCATGTTGACGTGCCCTTGTATGGAGTGGCATCCCATTCTGGGTGTACCTCAGTCATGTGCCCATGCTTACCAGCCTCAAGGATCCCTAGGAAACCTTGGCTGGGAAAAGCCATAAGAAGATGCATAGATGGATGTATACGTAGCAAAATGCTGTATTGAGTAGCATGCaatttttaaattcagtttcATTTAATTACTGTGAATTGTTGTCAGTTATTTTAGCAATTATTACAATGTGTCATTTTGAACAACACATGGACAATCTGTACAAATTTTGTAGACCAAGTTCTCTTGTGCTCTTGCTTCAGAGAGTCCATTTACAGCATCCAATACAACATCCGCTCATTCATGAATGTTAAAACCTGGCCATGGATGAAAGTGTACTTCAAGATCAAGCCACTCCTGAAGAGCGCAGAAGCTGAGAAGGAAATGGCCAACATGAAGGAGGACTTTGAGAAGACCAAAGAAGAGCTGACGAAAGCACTGGCCAagaagaaggagctggaggagaaaaTGGTTTCCCTGCTGCAGGAGAAGAATGACCTGCTGTTACAAGTGCAGTCGGTATGTAAATAATCTGATTGCAGGATAGAGATATTAAAATACTCAACCAACCATAATGACTGGTAAAAACTGTTTAGTATAGAGGAATTTTGATCTTGCAATTTGAAAAAATGGTTAATttgtctctggaaggggtgttggagagcattccttctggggactctcttgttctgctaggggacttcaatgctcacgtgggcaataacagtgagacctggagtggcgtgattgggaggaacggcccccccgatctgaacccgagtggtgttctgttgttggacttctgtgctcgtcacggattgtccataatgaacaccatgttcaggcataagggtgttcatatgtgcacttggcaccaggacaccctaggccgcagttcgatgatcgactttgtagtcgtgttgtcggacttgcggccgcatgtcttggacactcgggtgaagagaggggcggagctgtcaactgatcactacctggtggtgggttggctccgctggtggggaggcccaagcgtatagtgagggtctgctgggaacgtctggctgaatcccctgtcaggaggagtttcaactcctacctccggcagaacttttcccatgtcccgggggaggcgggggacattgagtccgaatgggccatgttccgtgcctccattgtggaggcggctgaccggagctgtggccgtaaggtagtcggtgcctgtcgcggcggcaatccgcgaacccgctggtggacaccagtggtgagggatgccgtcaagctgaagaaggagtcctatcgggcctatttagcctgtgggactccagaggcagctgacgggtaccggcaggccaagcgggatgcggcttcggcggtcgctgaggcaaaaactcgggtttgggaggagtttggtgaggccatggaaaacgacttccggacggcttcgaggcgattctggtccaccatccggcggctccgggtgggaaagcggtgcaacatcaacactgtttatggtggggatggggtgctgctgacctcaacccgggacgttttgggtcggtggaaggaatacttcgaagacctcctcaatcccaccgacacgccttccaatgtggaagcagagtatggggacttgggtgtggactcccctatctcgggggcggaggtcgctgaggtggttaaaaagctcctcggtggctgagccccgggggtggatgagatccgcccagagttcctgaaggctctggatgctgtagggcagtcttggttgacacgcatctgcagcatcgcgtggacatcgggggcagtgcctctggactggcagaccagggtggtggtccccctcttcaagaaaggggaccagagggtgtgctccaactatagggggatcacactcctcagcctccctggtaaggtctattcgggggttctggagaggagggtccgccggattgtcgaacctcggattcaggaggagcagtgtggttttcgccccggccgtggaacagtggaccagctctatactctccgcagggttctggagggttcatgggagtttgcccaaccagtctacatgtgttttgtggacttggagaaggcattcgaccgtgtccctcgggcagtcctgtggggggtgctccgggagtatggggtgccgggcttccttttaagggctgttcggtccctgtatgaccggtgccagagtctggtccgcatgagcggcaataagtcggacttgtttccggtgagggttggactccgtcagggctgtcctttgtcaccgattctgttcataacttttatggacagaatttctaggcgcagccagggcgttgagggtgtccggtttggtgacctcaggattaggtctctgctttttgcagatgatgtggtcctgttggcctcatcagaccttgaccttcggctctcgctgggacagttcgcagccgagtgtgaagcggctgggatgagaatcagcacctccaaatccgagaccatggtcctcagccggaaaagggtagaatgctctctccgggtcggggatgggatccttccccaagtggaggagtttaagtatctcggggtcttgttcacgagtggggggacgatggagcgggaggtcgacaggcggatcggtgcggcgtccgcagtgatgcgggcgctgcatcggtctgtcatggtgaagaaggagctgagccaaaaggcgaagctctcgatttaccagtcgatctacgttcctaccctcacctatggtcacgagctgtgggtagtgaccgaaagaacgagatcgcgagtgcaagcggccgaaatgagtttcctccgcagggtggctgggctctcccttagagatagggtgaggagctcggtcattcgggagggactcagagtagagccgctgctcctccgcattgagaggagtcagatgaggtggctcgggcatctgattaggatgcctcctgggcgcctccctggtgaggtgttccgggcatgtcccactgggaggaggccccggggaagacccaggacacgctggagggactatgtctctcggctggcctgggaacgcctcgggattcccccagaggagctggaggaagtggccggggagagggaagtctgggtttccctgctgagactgctgcccccgcgacccgacctcggataagcgggagaaaatggatggatggatggttaatttgttttacatttagGAAACTGAGAATCTCTCAGACGCAGAGGAGAGGTGTGAGGGACTCATCAAAAGTAAAATCCAGCTTGAAGCAAAACTCAAAGAGACAAATGAGAggctggaggatgaggaggaaatCAATGCTGAGTTGACTGCCAAGAAGAGGAAACTGGAGGATGAATGTTCTGAGCTAAAGAAAGACATAGATGACTTGGAGCTGACCTTGGCTAAAGTGGAGAAGGAGAAACATGCCACAGAAAACAAGGTTAATGTTAAATCATGAAAAATCTTATACATTTTGACTATTTCCTTAACTCTATGTAACCAAGTATGGAATGCTTTCCTCTCAGGTTAAAAACCTTACTGAGGAGATGGCCACTCAAGATGAGAGCATTGCCAAGCTGACCAAGGAAAAGAAAGCCCTCCAAGAATCACACCAGCAGACCCTGGATGATCTCCAAGCAGAAGAAGACAAAGTCAACACTCTGACCAAAGCCAAGACCAAGCTTGAACAGCAAGTGGATGATGTAAGGAAAATAATCATTGTTTTATGGCTCTAAATACCAAAAAATATGTTTCAGATCAATAACTTGATTTTATCTGTAGCTTGAAGGCTCTTTGGAACAAGAGAAAAAGCTACGCATGGATCTTGAGAGAGCCAAGAGAAAGCTTGAGGGGGACCTGAAACTTGCCCAGGAATCTATAATGGACCTGGAGAATGATAAGCAGCAGTCAGAGGAGAAGATAAAGAAGTAAgaatattgttaaaataaaactgtGAGAAAACCTCAGTCCCTAGTTTATCCACAAGTTTAAAACTGATACTGAATACTGAGAATGTGTGATTCCTGTCCACAGGAAGGACTTTGAGACTAGCCAGCTTCTGAGCAAAATTGAGGATGAACAGACACTGGGTGCTCAGCTTCAGAAGAAGATTAAAGAGCTGCAGGTAAACTCTTGGTACTTCAAATGAACAATGTGGAGCTATCTAGTACTATGACTTACACACTGTCATGTATTTTAGGCTCGTattgaggagctggaggaagagaTTGAGGCTGAACGTGCTGCCAGGGCCAAGGTTGAGAAACAGAGGGCTGATCTGTCCAGGGAACTTGAGGAGATCAGTGAGAGGCTTGAGGAAGCTGGTGGTGCAACGTCTGCTCAGATCGAGATGAACAAGAAGCGTGAGGCTGAGTTCCAGAAGCTGCGCCGTGATCTTGAAGAGTCCACCCTGCAGCATGAGGCTACAGCTGCTGCCCTCCGTAAGAAGCAGGCTGACAGCGTAGCAGAGCTGGGAGAACAAATCGACAACCTTCAGCGTGTCaagcagaagctggagaaggagaagagtgAATACAAAATGGAAATCGATGACCTGAGCAGCAACATGGAGGCTGTTGCAAAATCAAAGGTATGAGGAAATTAAGATGTTTGAGGCGATTAAAGCTGATTTGTGGACATCACACttctttacaaaaaaaaaaattaaattctgaCAGGCCAACCTGGAGAAAATGTGCCGCACCCTTGAAGATCAACTAAGTGAACTTAAGTCAAAGAGTGATGAAAATATTCGTCAGTTGAATGATATGAGTGCACAGAGAGCAAGACTCCAGACAGAGAATGGTAAGTAAAATACAGACTACTTTTATGCAATAAATATCAAGAGAAGTGCAACATAATATGATTTTGTTTCACTTCTTTAGGTGAATTTGGTCGTCAGCTTGAGGAGAAAGAAGCTCTTGTTTCCCAGCTGACTAGAGGTAAACAGGCCTACACACAGCAGATTGAGGAGCTCAAGAGGCATGTTGAAGAGGAAGTCAAGGTAACTAGAACTGTAGTTCAAAATATCAACGAGTATGATACATGTTTTCATGTCAATATTGATTTAGAGCAATATCATCTCTATGGTATA
This genomic interval from Paramormyrops kingsleyae isolate MSU_618 chromosome 8, PKINGS_0.4, whole genome shotgun sequence contains the following:
- the LOC140592306 gene encoding myosin heavy chain, fast skeletal muscle-like → MGDGEMECFGPASIYLRKPERERIEAQSKPFDAKTAYFVAEPKEMYLKGVLQSREGGKATVKTLCGQTITVKEDDIHPMNPPKYDKMEDMAMMTHLNEPAVLFNLKERYAAWMIYTYSGLFCVTVNPYKWLPVYDTVVVAGYRGKKRIEAPPHIFSISDNAFQFMHTDRENQSVLITGESGAGKTVNTKRVIQYFATVGSSDKKKAEPVPGKMQGSLEDQIVAANPLLEAYGNAKTVRNDNSSRFGKFIRIHFGPTGKLASADIETYLLEKSRVTFQLSAERSYHIFYQLMTGHKPELLEALLITTNPYDYPMISQGEITVKSINDVDEFIATDTAIDILGFNAEEKIGIYKLTGAVIHHGSMSFKQKQREEQAEPDGTEVADKIAYLMGLNSADMLKALCYPRVKVGNEFVTKGQTVPQVNNSVSALCKSVYEKMFLWMVIRINEMLDTKQQRQYFIGVLDIAGFEIFDFNTLEQLCINFTNEKLQQFFNHTMFVLEQEEYKKEGIDWEFIDFGMDLAACIELIEKPMGIFSILEEECMFPKATDTSFKNKLYDQHLGKNNAFQKPKPAKGKAEAHFSLVHYAGTVDYNIAGWLDKNKDPLNESVVQLYQKSALKLLAFLYATHGAGDEGGGGKKGGKKKGGSFQTVSALFRENLGKLMTNLRSTHPHFVRCLIPNESKTPGLMENFLVIHQLRCNGVLEGIRICRKGFPSRIIYGDFKQRYKVLNASVIPEGQFIDNKKASEKLLGSIDVDHTQYKFGHTKVFFKAGLLGQLEEMRDEKLASLVTMTQALCRGFLMRREFVKMMERRESIYSIQYNIRSFMNVKTWPWMKVYFKIKPLLKSAEAEKEMANMKEDFEKTKEELTKALAKKKELEEKMVSLLQEKNDLLLQVQSETENLSDAEERCEGLIKSKIQLEAKLKETNERLEDEEEINAELTAKKRKLEDECSELKKDIDDLELTLAKVEKEKHATENKVKNLTEEMATQDESIAKLTKEKKALQESHQQTLDDLQAEEDKVNTLTKAKTKLEQQVDDLEGSLEQEKKLRMDLERAKRKLEGDLKLAQESIMDLENDKQQSEEKIKKKDFETSQLLSKIEDEQTLGAQLQKKIKELQARIEELEEEIEAERAARAKVEKQRADLSRELEEISERLEEAGGATSAQIEMNKKREAEFQKLRRDLEESTLQHEATAAALRKKQADSVAELGEQIDNLQRVKQKLEKEKSEYKMEIDDLSSNMEAVAKSKANLEKMCRTLEDQLSELKSKSDENIRQLNDMSAQRARLQTENGEFGRQLEEKEALVSQLTRGKQAYTQQIEELKRHVEEEVKAKNALAHAVQSARHDCDLLREQYEEEQEAKAELQRGMSKANSEVAQWRTKYETDAIQRTEELEEAKKKLAQRLQDAEESIEAVNAKCASLEKTKQRLQGEVEDLMIDVERANSLAANLDKKQRNFDKVLAEWKQKCEESQAELEGAQKEARSLSTELFKMKNSYEETLDHLETMKRENKNLQQEISDLTEQIGETGKTIHELEKAKKTVETEKSEIQTALEEAEGTLEHEESKILRVQLELNQVKGEIDRKLAEKDEEMEQIKRNSQRVIDSMQTTLDAEVRSRNDALRVKKKMEGDLNEMEIQLSHANRQAAEAQKQLRNIQGQLKDAQLHLDEAVRGQEDMKEQVAMVERRNTLMLAETEELRAALEQTERGRKVAEQELVDASERVGLLHSQNTSLINTKKKLEGDLVQVQGEVDDAIQEARNAEEKAKKAITDAAMMAEELKKEQDTSAHLERMKKNLEVTVKDLQHRLDEAESLAMKGGKKQLQKLEARVRELESEVEAEQRRGADAVKGVRKYERRVKELTYQTEEDKKNVNRLQDLVDKLQLKVKSYKRQAEEAEEQANTHLSRFRKVQHEMEEAQERADIAESQVNKLRVKSREAGKGKEAE